GACCGACAAGCGTCGTTTTCGCTCCCAATCGGTGGATATCTTCGAAGCCGCCGATGGTCGTTGGCTAGTCAACGAAATGCAATGCACCTTTGGCCAGAGCGACCCCTATCAGATGCTTGTGGACGGTGTACCGGGTCGTTATTGCCTCCACGACAAACAATGGGTCTTTGAACCCGGCGATTTCAACAAATATCAATCCTACCTGCTCCGCCTCGAATACTTTGTGGAAGTGCTGACTTCCAATCAATTGGAAATCCAACGATGAAAGTACTTTTCGTGGTCAGCGGCAGCAGTCAGTATCAGAATGTCGCACCATCTACCCGCTCGCTGGGCGATTCCCTCGCGGCAGAAGGAGTGGACGTGGCTTATTTCACGGTGAAAGGCGGGAGCGCTGCCCACCATTGGCGCAGCGCCCGGTCTTTGCGCAGACATCTGAAATCTGAGCCTGTGGACATCGTCCACGCGCACCACGCCCTGTCGGGGTGGGTGGCAGCATTGGCGGCGTTCGGTCGCCTGCCACTCGTGCTATCCTATGATGGCCCCGATGTGCTCGGCAGCTTCACCGGACAGGGAAAACGAACCCTCAGGAGCAAGTTGTTGGCGGCGCTTGGGAAAATCGTCCAGCCTTTCATGTCGGCCACAATATGCAAGTCACAACAAATAGCAGCAGCCACCATCACCCGAAAAAGATGTCACCTCATTCCTGATGGCGTCAGGCTCGAAAGATTCAAGGCACAAGAGAAAATCCATAGAAAAGAACTAGGGCTGGACAAAAACACCCAATACGTCCTGTTCCTCGCTGACCCTTCCGACCCCAACAAAAACGTGGCGCTGGTGGAAGCCGCCTTGGAGATTCTGAACAAGCCGGATGTGGAACTGCTCATCCGATACAAAATATCGCATCATGCGGTGTCAAAATACCTCAACATCGCCGATGTGTTCGTCGTCAGTTCATTTTCTGAGGGAGCATCCAATCTGGTGAAAGAGGCCATGGCCTGCAACTGCCCCATCGTTGCCACAAACGTGGGCGATGTGGCATGGGTGTTGGGCGACACCCCCGGCTGCTACCTCTCGCCCTCCCACAAGCCCGCCGATTTTGCAAAAAAATTGCGCCACGCGCTCCAGTATTCCGAAAAATATGGCCGCACAAAAGGCCGAGAGCGAATACTGGCATTGGGTTTGGATGCAGAGAGCACAGCAAGAAAGGTCATCGGCATATACGAGCAAGTGTCAAACAAAAAATTAGGAGCACGACCATCCCAAACCGAACGATTGCAGGCGTAAACATTCTATGAAGAGACTACTTTACAAAATACTTCGACACTCCGGCTTGGTCTTTATTTTCCGAGAAATCATTCAGCGGAACAAAGTAACCTTTCTGCTCTATCACGACCTGAGCCGAGAGGCGGCGGAAAAGACATTCCCCTATCTGAAAAAACACTACAACATCATCCCGCTTGCCGATTACATAAAAGCCCACCAAGACCCAAACAAACACTCATTGCCCAAAAAAGCCCTCGTCATCACCTTCGACGATGGCCACGTGCGCAAC
This genomic interval from Saprospiraceae bacterium contains the following:
- a CDS encoding glycosyltransferase family 4 protein, whose product is MKVLFVVSGSSQYQNVAPSTRSLGDSLAAEGVDVAYFTVKGGSAAHHWRSARSLRRHLKSEPVDIVHAHHALSGWVAALAAFGRLPLVLSYDGPDVLGSFTGQGKRTLRSKLLAALGKIVQPFMSATICKSQQIAAATITRKRCHLIPDGVRLERFKAQEKIHRKELGLDKNTQYVLFLADPSDPNKNVALVEAALEILNKPDVELLIRYKISHHAVSKYLNIADVFVVSSFSEGASNLVKEAMACNCPIVATNVGDVAWVLGDTPGCYLSPSHKPADFAKKLRHALQYSEKYGRTKGRERILALGLDAESTARKVIGIYEQVSNKKLGARPSQTERLQA